In Tursiops truncatus isolate mTurTru1 chromosome 19, mTurTru1.mat.Y, whole genome shotgun sequence, a genomic segment contains:
- the PLEKHG4 gene encoding puratrophin-1 yields the protein MEGPLEEGDESSASQGHPTDWRFAVCSFRDAWDEGEAALQMQDPNPPSPPAGAAQGEGLQGSPLPSELQSTPGQKVADGSGDGQRGILGGSLVQREEPASSGMEILLCPMFSHLSLAQGENDSQGGGLAGDSVSGRAMPIRLDPEGLDSDPVDLGDLLSETSSELLEADPNGSRLLKSTDCLLAQDLAWELLASGLAALPGTRDVEGRAVLLLSAHNPAWLHPKCSSHELIRLLLYLRSIPRPKVQALGLTVLVDARICSPISSLFWGLSQLQEAAPGSVHQVLLIGKMPQEVPSGLQLEQLSSDQSLLTHISTSGLPTSLGGGLPYCHQAWLGFRMRLETLQQSCQVLCALLQGAIESMKAVPQPMESGEVGRLLQQARVLMQHVLDSPQLAWLQCQGALELAWLKQEVPEVTLSPDYRPAVDEVEELYGRVDGLLHQLTLQSNQRVQALELVQMLEAQEGELHQIEVWLQQVGWPALEEPREPSLDMLLQAQGPFGDLDRIAQEQVRRGEKLLQPLVGWDAAELGPAGARFLTLQAQLTDFCRALAQRRQRLADAERLLQLFRQALMWAEEGQRVLAELEQERPGVVLQRLQLHWTKHPDLPPAHFRKMWALATGLGSEGIRQECRWAWARCQDTWLALDQKSEAAVKPSLTGSTASLCVSRVLAVPPSSPLRKAYSLDRNLGLSLRESAHHCHHEAIVAACHRPEAGVGAQSGSCPTMPPPGGSEPRSPNRLHLVLAEMVATEREYVRALDYTMENYFPELDRPDVPQGLRGQRAHLFGNLEKLRDFHRHFFLRELEACTQHPPRVAYAFLRHRVQFGMYALYSKNKPCSDALMTSYGHIFFRDKQQALGDHLDLASYLLKPIQRMSKYTLLLQELVRACGGTVPELSALRAAQSLVRFQLRHGNDLLAMDAIQGCDVNLKEQGQLVRQDEFTVCFGRHKSLRRVFLFEELLLFSKPRRGPKGIDTFAYKRSFKMADLGLTECSGDSNLRFEVWFRRRKARDTFVLQAASLATKQAWTADISRLLWRQAVHNKEVRMAEMVSLGVGNKAFQDIAPSKEAINDRTVNYILKCQEVRSRASIAVAPFDYDSPYLGASSSLSGDPASCSVLGSLNLHLYRDPAVLGFRWPLYSTGFPEEAVLETEAELGSQPSLIPEDSEVSSQCPSASGSSGSDSSCVSGQALGRGLEDLSYV from the exons ATGGAAGGGCCCCTGGAGGAGGGGGATGAGTCGTCAGCCTCCCAGGGCCACCCCACCGACTGGAGGTTTGCTGTGTGCAGTTTCAGAGATGCCTGGGATGAGGGGGAAGCTGCTCTCCAGATGCAGGACCCCAATCCTCCGAGCCCACCAGCAGGGGCAGCCCAGGGGGAAGGGCTACAGGGCAGCCCTCTGCCTAGTGAGCTTCAGTCAACTCCAGGACAGAAGGTTGCAGATGGGTCGGGGGATGGCCAGAGGGGTATATTAGGAGGTTCCTTAGTCCAGCGGGAGGAACCAGCCTCCTCTGGAATGGAGATCCTCCTATGCCCAATGTTCTCCCACCTTAGTCTGGCACAGGGTGAGAATGACAGCCAAGGAGGAGGCTTGGCAGGGGACTCAGTTTCAGGCAGGGCAATGCCAATCCGCTTGGACCCTGAAGGGTTGGACAGTGACCCTGTGGACCTCGGGGATCTTTTATCTGAGACATCATCAGAGCTACTGGAGGCAG ACCCCAACGGATCCAGGCTCCTTAAGTCCACTGACTGCCTCCTGGCCCAAGACCTCGCCTGGGAGCTGCTTGCCAGTGGCCTGGCTGCCCTGCCAG GCACTCGGGATGTAGAAGGCAGGGCAGTGCTGCTTCTGAGTGCCCATAACCCGGCCTGGCTTCACCCCAAGTGCAGCAGCCATGAACTCATCCGCCTCCTGCTCTACCTGCGAAGCATCCCCAG GCCCAAAGTACAGGCCCTGGGACTGACCGTGTTAGTGGACGCCCGAATTTGTTCCccaatctcttccctcttctggggGCTCAGCCAGCTGCAA GAAGCAGCCCCAGGGTCGGTGCACCAGGTGCTGCTAATAGGAAAGATGCCTCAGGAGGTGCCTTCAGGGCTGCAG TTAGAGCAGCTGTCCTCTGATCAGAGCCTGCTGACCCACATCTCCACCTCAGGGTTGCCCACTTCACTAGGAGGAGGCCTGCCTTACTGCCACCAGGCCTGGCTGGGCTTCCGGATG CGTCTGGAGACCCTACAGCAGAGCTGCCAGGTGCTTTGTGCCCTGCTCCAGGGGGCCATTGAGAGCATGAAGGCTGTGCCCCAGCCCATGGAGTCTGGG GAAGTCGGTCGACTGCTGCAGCAGGCACGGGTCCTGATGCAGCATGTGCTAGACTCACCTCAGTTGGCATGGCTACAGTGCCAGGGAGCCTTGGAGCTGGCATGGCTGAAGCAGGAGGTTCCAGAGGTGACCCTGAGCCCAGACTACAG GCCTGCAGTGGACGAGGTTGAGGAGCTGTATGGTCGTGTGGATGGATTGCTGCACCAACTGACCCTGCAGAGTAACCAGCGAGTACAAGCACTGGAGTTGGTCCAGAtgctggaggcccaggagggcGAGCTGCACCAG ATTGAAGTGTGGCTACAGCAGGTGGGTTGGCCAGCACTTGAGGAGCCAAGGGAACCCTCATTGGACATGCTGCTTCAGGCCCAAGGCCCTTTTGGAGACCTGGACCGAATTGCCCAG GAGCAGGTCAGGCGAGGGGAGAAACTTCTGCAGCCACTGGTTGGCTGGGATGCGGCTGAACTGGGCCCCGCTGGGGCCCGCTTTCTGACCCTGCAAGCCCAGCTGACTGACTTCTGTAGGGCTTTAGCCCAGCGGCGGCAGCGGCTGGCGGATGCTGAGAGGCTGTTGCAGCTCTTCAGGCAG GCCTTGATGTGGGCTGAGGAGGGGCAGCGGGTGTTGGCAGAGCTGGAACAGGAACGCCCAGGGGTTGTGCTGCAACGGCTGCAGTTGCATTGGACCAAGCATCCTGACTTGCCTCCTGCCCACTTCCGAAAGATGTGGGCTCTAGCCACAGGGCTGGGATCTGAGGGTATCCGCCAGGAGTGCCGCTGGGCCTGGGCGCGGTGCCAGGACACCTGGCTGGCCCTGGACCAGAAGTCGGAAGCTGCTGTGAAGCCATCACTGACAGGTAGCACAGCTAGCTTGTGTGTCAGCCGGGTACTGGCTgtacctccttcctctcccctgagGAAGGCATACAGCCTTGATCGGAATCTGGGACTGAGTCTCAGAGAATctgcccaccactgccaccatGAGGCCATTGTGGCTGCCTGCCACAGACCAGAGGCTGGAGTTGGTGCCCAGTCAGGGTCATGCCCCACCATGCCTCCGCCAGGTGGCTCTGAACCCAGGAGTCCCAACAG ACTCCATCTGGTGCTGGCGGAGATGGTGGCTACAGAGCGGGAGTATGTCCGTGCTCTTGACTATACCATGGAGAACTACTTCCCCGAGCTGGATCGCCCTGATGTGCCCCAGGGCCTCCGTGGCCAGCGCGCCCACCTCTTTGGCAACCTGGAGAAGCTGCGGGACTTCCACCGCCATTTCTTCTTGCGTGAGCTGGAGGCCTGTACCCAGCACCCACCCCGGGTGGCCTATGCTTTCCTGCGCCAC AGGGTGCAGTTTGGGATGTACGCACTCTACAGCAAGAATAAACCATGCTCCGATGCCCTGATGACCAGCTACGGTCACATCTTTTTCAGG GACAAGCAGCAAGCACTGGGGGACCACTTGGACTTGGCCTCCTATCTGCTGAAGCCCATCCAGCGCATGAGCAAGTACACACTGCTGCTGCAAGAGCTGGTACGGGCCTGCGGGGGAACCGTGCCAGAGCTGAGTGCCCTGCGGGCTGCCCAGAGCCTCGTGCGCTTCCAGCTGCGACACGGCAATGACTTGCTAGCCATGGATGCCATCCAGGGCTGTGAC GTCAACCTCAAGGAACAGGGGCAGTTGGTCCGACAGGATGAGTTCACGGTGTGCTTTGGGCGCCACAAGTCCCTGCGTCGTGTTTTCCTCTTTGAGGAGCTGTTGCTTTTCAGCAAGCCTCGCCGAGGACCCAAAGGCATCGACACATTTGCCTACAAGCGCTCCTTCAAG ATGGCAGACCTTGGCCTCACTGAGTGCTCTGGGGATAGCAACCTGCGCTTTGAGGTCTGGTTTCGCCGTCGCAAGGCCAGGGACACCTTTGTGCTACAAGCTGCCAGCTTGGCCACGAAGCAGGCTTGGACAGCTGACATCTCCCGCCTGCTCTGGAGGCAGGCTGTCCACAACAAGG AGGTGCGCATGGCTGAGATGGTGTCCTTGGGTGTGGGGAACAAGGCCTTCCAGGACATCGCCCCCAGCAAAGAAGCTATCAACGACCGCACCGTCAACTATATCCTGAAGTGCCAAG AAGTTCGCTCTAGGGCCTCCATTGCTGTGGCCCCATTTGACTATGACAGCCCTTACCTGGGGGCCTCAAGCTCCCTTTCTGGAGATCCTGCTTCTTGCTCTGTACTGGGGTCCCTCAACCTGCATCTGTACAGAGACCCAGCTGTTCTGGGCTTCCGCTGGCCTCTGTATTCCACCggcttcccagaggaagcagTACTGGAGACTGAAGCTGAGCTGGGCAGCCAGCCATCTTTGA TTCCTGAGGACTCAGAGGTCTCCTCCCAGTGCCCGTCAGCCAGTGGCTCCAGTGGCTCGGACAGCAGCTGTGTGTCAGGGCAGGCCCTGGGCAGGGGCCTGGAGGACTTGTCCTAT GTCTGA
- the KCTD19 gene encoding BTB/POZ domain-containing protein KCTD19 isoform X2, translating into MPHESAEDLFHFNVGGWHFSVPRSKLAQFPDSLLWKEASALTSSESQRLFIDRDGSTFRHVHYYLYTSKLSFSSCAELNLLYEQALALQLMPLLQTLDNLKEGKYHLRVRPADIPVAERASLNYWRTWKCISKPSEFPIKSPAFTGLHDKAPLGLMDTPLLDTEEDVHYCFLPLDLVAKYPSLVTEDNLLWLAKTVALIECECSEFRFIVNFLRSQKILLPDNFSNIDVLEAEVEILEIPELSEAVRLYRMNMGGCSRTSCPPPSPGKGGRAAGLESVKPLYMMTLGLLVKYPDSALGQLRIESTLDGSRLYITGNGVLFQHVKNWLGTCQLPLTETISEVYELCAFLDKRDITYEPMKVALKTHLEPRTLAPMDVLNEEWTAEITVYSPQQIVKVYVGSHWYATTLQTLLKYPELLSNPQRVYWITYGQTLLIHGDGQMFRHILNFLRLGKLFLPSEFKEWPLLCQEVEEYHIPSLSEALIQCEAYKSWIQEKESGNEVFPIRRLHVVTEGPGSLVEFSRDAKETTACIPMEFQDCSDRTPRNKAKGTLARSSQIEEAEQYFRTIQVSLCRGAKRAGNPSTYSHCPGLCANPRHWGAHPESPPKKKCTTVNLTQKSESKDPPVTPMQKLISLVREWDMVNCKQWEFQPLPGPPSSSLEEATLKLPSGGEAVSQPSTSASWKGHYTASEKDPGPQAGAGAGTKDKEPEPTFKPYFPMKRAVTLKDWGKQSPKERESPAPEQSVPEASEVDSKGVILKVTHPPVVGSDGSCMFFEDSIIYTTQMDNLTHMPPTASPQPREVTFLSFSLSWEEMFYAQKCHCFLTDIILDSIRQKDPKAITAKVVSLANRLWTLNISPKQFVVDLLAITGFKDDRYTQEHLYSWVEVRASCTPLGMATLQMPQMDTVLLHEGQASAAQKARQATRPLVSGPREGGTMDEINLSRVVKKQYSGHWFL; encoded by the exons ACTCTAGATAATCTGAAGGAAGGGAAATACCATCTACGTGTGAGGCCTGCAGACATACCTGTTGCTGAGAGAGCATCTTTGAACTACTGGCGAACATGGAAGTGTATCAGCAAACCCTCAGAATTTCCTATAAAAAGCCCAGCCTTCACAG GCCTACATGATAAGGCACCTTTGGGACTTATGGATACACCACTGTTAGACACAGAAGAGGACGTGCACTACTGCTTCCTGCCCCTAGACCTAGTGGCCAAGTATCCAAGCCTGGTAACTGAAGACAATCTGCTATGGCTGGCTAAGACCGTGGCCCTCATCGAGTGCGAGTGCAGCGAGTTCCGCTTCATTG tGAATTTTCTCCGCTCACAGAAGATTTTACTACCAGATAATTTCTCCAACATAGATGTGTTAGAAGCAGAAGTGGAAATTCTGGAAATCCCTGAGCTCAGTGAAGCTGTGAGGTTGTACCGAATGAACATGG GTGGCTGTTCCCGGACCTCCTGTCCTCCTCCAAGCCCTGGGAAGGGGGGCCGTGCAGCAGGCCTAGAGTCTGTGAAGCCACTGTACATGATGACCCTGGGTCTGCTTGTCAAGTACCCAGACTCCGCACTAGGACAGCTCCGCATCGAGAGCACTCTGGATGGAAGTAGACTGTACATCACTGGGAACGGGGTCCTCTTCCAGCACGTTAA GAACTGGCTGGGGACTTGCCAGCTGCCCCTGACTGAGACCATTTCTGAGGTGTACGAGCTCTGTGCCTTCCTGGACAAGAGGGACATCACCTATGAGCCAATGAAAGTGGCTCTGAAGACTCATCTGGAGCCGAGGACTCTGGCACCCATggatgtgctca ATGAGGAATGGACGGCAGAAATCACTGTGTATTCCCCTCAACAGATCGTCAAAGTTTATGTTGGAAGCCACTGGTATGCAACCACCTTGCAGACCCTGCTGAAG TATCCAGAACTGCTGTCCAACCCTCAGAGAGTGTACTGGATCACATATGGACAGACCCTGCTGATCCACGGGGATGGCCAAATGTTTCGACACATTCTCAACTTCCTGAGACTTGGAAAACTATTTTTACCATCTGAATTTAA GGAATGGCCCCTCCTCTGCCAGGAGGTGGAGGAATACCACATCCCATCCCTCTCAGAAGCCCTTATCCAATGTGAGGCATACAA GTCATGGATCCAGGAGAAAGAATCTGGAAATGAAGTTTTTCCCATCAGAAGGCTGCATGTGGTGACAGAAGGGCCAGGGTCACTGGTGGAGTTCAGTAGAGATGCCAAAGAA ACCACAGCTTGCATACCTATGGAGTTCCAAGACTGCAGTGACAGGACTCCACGGAACAAGGCCAAGGGGACCCTGGCCAGGTCCAGCCAGATAGAGGAGGCTGAGCAGTACTTCCGGACAATCCAGGTGTCCCTATGCCGAGGTGCCAAGAGGGCGGGTAATCCCAGCACATACTCACACTGTCCTGGTCTATGTGCCAACCCTAGACACTGGGGGGCCCACCCTGAGAGTCCTCCCAAGAAGAAGTGTACCACAGTCAACCTCACACAGAAATCTGAAAGCAAAGACCCTCCTGTCACCCCCATGCAAAAGCTCATCTCCCTGGTAAGGGAATGGGACATGGTCAATTGCAAACAATGGGAATTCCAGCCACTGCCAGGCCCCCCGAGCAGCTCTTTGGAGGAAGCCACCCTGAAGCTCCCCTCAGGAGGTGAGGCTGTTTCCCAGCCCAGCACCTCAGCTTCCTGGAAAGGCCATTACACAGCCTCAGAGAAGGACCCAGGCCCACAGGCAGGGGCTGGAGCTGGAACCAAAGACAAGGAGCCAGAGCCAACCTTTAAGCCATACTTCCCCATGAAAAGAGCTGTCACCTTGAAGGACTGGGGCAAGCAGAGCCCAAAGGAGAGAG AAAGTCCTGCCCCTGAGCAGTCTGTGCCTGAGGCCAGTGAGGTGGACAGCAAAGGGGTCATCCTCAAAGTGACCCACCCCCCCGTGGTGGGTAGTGATGGCTCCTGCATGTTCTTTGAGGACAGCATCATCTATACCACACAGATGGACAACCTCACACACATGCCACCcacagccagcccccagccccgag AGGTGACTTTCCTGAGTTTCTCTCTGTCCTGGGAAGAGATGTTTTACGCACAGAAATGTCACTGCTTCCTGACTGACATCATTCTGGATTCCATCAGGCAAAAGGACCCCAAAGCCATCACAGCCAAGGTGGTCTCCCTGGCCAACCGGCTGTGG ACTCTGAACATCAGCCCCAAGCAGTTTGTGGTGGACTTGCTGGCCATCACTGGCTTCAAGGATGACCGGTACACCCAGGAACATCTGTACAGCTGGGTGGAGGTGAGGGCTTCCTGCACCCCACTGGGAATGGCGACCCTCCAGATGCCTCAGATGGACACTGTCTTGCTGCATGAGGGCCAGGCCAGTGCTGCCCAGAAGGCAAGACAGGCAACTAGACCTCTAGTCTCTGGTCCCAGGGAGGGAGGAACAATGGATGAAATTAACCTGTCTAGAGTGGTCAAAAAGCAGTATTCAGGCCACTggtttttgtag
- the KCTD19 gene encoding BTB/POZ domain-containing protein KCTD19 isoform X7 produces MDTPLLDTEEDVHYCFLPLDLVAKYPSLVTEDNLLWLAKTVALIECECSEFRFIVNFLRSQKILLPDNFSNIDVLEAEVEILEIPELSEAVRLYRMNMGGCSRTSCPPPSPGKGGRAAGLESVKPLYMMTLGLLVKYPDSALGQLRIESTLDGSRLYITGNGVLFQHVKNWLGTCQLPLTETISEVYELCAFLDKRDITYEPMKVALKTHLEPRTLAPMDVLNEEWTAEITVYSPQQIVKVYVGSHWYATTLQTLLKYPELLSNPQRVYWITYGQTLLIHGDGQMFRHILNFLRLGKLFLPSEFKEWPLLCQEVEEYHIPSLSEALIQCEAYKSWIQEKESGNEVFPIRRLHVVTEGPGSLVEFSRDAKETTACIPMEFQDCSDRTPRNKAKGTLARSSQIEEAEQYFRTIQVSLCRGAKRAGNPSTYSHCPGLCANPRHWGAHPESPPKKKCTTVNLTQKSESKDPPVTPMQKLISLVREWDMVNCKQWEFQPLPGPPSSSLEEATLKLPSGGEAVSQPSTSASWKGHYTASEKDPGPQAGAGAGTKDKEPEPTFKPYFPMKRAVTLKDWGKQSPKERESPAPEQSVPEASEVDSKGVILKVTHPPVVGSDGSCMFFEDSIIYTTQMDNLTHMPPTASPQPREVTFLSFSLSWEEMFYAQKCHCFLTDIILDSIRQKDPKAITAKVVSLANRLWTLNISPKQFVVDLLAITGFKDDRYTQEHLYSWVEVRASCTPLGMATLQMPQMDTVLLHEGQASAAQKARQATRPLVSGPREGGTMDEINLSRVVKKQYSGHWFL; encoded by the exons ATGGATACACCACTGTTAGACACAGAAGAGGACGTGCACTACTGCTTCCTGCCCCTAGACCTAGTGGCCAAGTATCCAAGCCTGGTAACTGAAGACAATCTGCTATGGCTGGCTAAGACCGTGGCCCTCATCGAGTGCGAGTGCAGCGAGTTCCGCTTCATTG tGAATTTTCTCCGCTCACAGAAGATTTTACTACCAGATAATTTCTCCAACATAGATGTGTTAGAAGCAGAAGTGGAAATTCTGGAAATCCCTGAGCTCAGTGAAGCTGTGAGGTTGTACCGAATGAACATGG GTGGCTGTTCCCGGACCTCCTGTCCTCCTCCAAGCCCTGGGAAGGGGGGCCGTGCAGCAGGCCTAGAGTCTGTGAAGCCACTGTACATGATGACCCTGGGTCTGCTTGTCAAGTACCCAGACTCCGCACTAGGACAGCTCCGCATCGAGAGCACTCTGGATGGAAGTAGACTGTACATCACTGGGAACGGGGTCCTCTTCCAGCACGTTAA GAACTGGCTGGGGACTTGCCAGCTGCCCCTGACTGAGACCATTTCTGAGGTGTACGAGCTCTGTGCCTTCCTGGACAAGAGGGACATCACCTATGAGCCAATGAAAGTGGCTCTGAAGACTCATCTGGAGCCGAGGACTCTGGCACCCATggatgtgctca ATGAGGAATGGACGGCAGAAATCACTGTGTATTCCCCTCAACAGATCGTCAAAGTTTATGTTGGAAGCCACTGGTATGCAACCACCTTGCAGACCCTGCTGAAG TATCCAGAACTGCTGTCCAACCCTCAGAGAGTGTACTGGATCACATATGGACAGACCCTGCTGATCCACGGGGATGGCCAAATGTTTCGACACATTCTCAACTTCCTGAGACTTGGAAAACTATTTTTACCATCTGAATTTAA GGAATGGCCCCTCCTCTGCCAGGAGGTGGAGGAATACCACATCCCATCCCTCTCAGAAGCCCTTATCCAATGTGAGGCATACAA GTCATGGATCCAGGAGAAAGAATCTGGAAATGAAGTTTTTCCCATCAGAAGGCTGCATGTGGTGACAGAAGGGCCAGGGTCACTGGTGGAGTTCAGTAGAGATGCCAAAGAA ACCACAGCTTGCATACCTATGGAGTTCCAAGACTGCAGTGACAGGACTCCACGGAACAAGGCCAAGGGGACCCTGGCCAGGTCCAGCCAGATAGAGGAGGCTGAGCAGTACTTCCGGACAATCCAGGTGTCCCTATGCCGAGGTGCCAAGAGGGCGGGTAATCCCAGCACATACTCACACTGTCCTGGTCTATGTGCCAACCCTAGACACTGGGGGGCCCACCCTGAGAGTCCTCCCAAGAAGAAGTGTACCACAGTCAACCTCACACAGAAATCTGAAAGCAAAGACCCTCCTGTCACCCCCATGCAAAAGCTCATCTCCCTGGTAAGGGAATGGGACATGGTCAATTGCAAACAATGGGAATTCCAGCCACTGCCAGGCCCCCCGAGCAGCTCTTTGGAGGAAGCCACCCTGAAGCTCCCCTCAGGAGGTGAGGCTGTTTCCCAGCCCAGCACCTCAGCTTCCTGGAAAGGCCATTACACAGCCTCAGAGAAGGACCCAGGCCCACAGGCAGGGGCTGGAGCTGGAACCAAAGACAAGGAGCCAGAGCCAACCTTTAAGCCATACTTCCCCATGAAAAGAGCTGTCACCTTGAAGGACTGGGGCAAGCAGAGCCCAAAGGAGAGAG AAAGTCCTGCCCCTGAGCAGTCTGTGCCTGAGGCCAGTGAGGTGGACAGCAAAGGGGTCATCCTCAAAGTGACCCACCCCCCCGTGGTGGGTAGTGATGGCTCCTGCATGTTCTTTGAGGACAGCATCATCTATACCACACAGATGGACAACCTCACACACATGCCACCcacagccagcccccagccccgag AGGTGACTTTCCTGAGTTTCTCTCTGTCCTGGGAAGAGATGTTTTACGCACAGAAATGTCACTGCTTCCTGACTGACATCATTCTGGATTCCATCAGGCAAAAGGACCCCAAAGCCATCACAGCCAAGGTGGTCTCCCTGGCCAACCGGCTGTGG ACTCTGAACATCAGCCCCAAGCAGTTTGTGGTGGACTTGCTGGCCATCACTGGCTTCAAGGATGACCGGTACACCCAGGAACATCTGTACAGCTGGGTGGAGGTGAGGGCTTCCTGCACCCCACTGGGAATGGCGACCCTCCAGATGCCTCAGATGGACACTGTCTTGCTGCATGAGGGCCAGGCCAGTGCTGCCCAGAAGGCAAGACAGGCAACTAGACCTCTAGTCTCTGGTCCCAGGGAGGGAGGAACAATGGATGAAATTAACCTGTCTAGAGTGGTCAAAAAGCAGTATTCAGGCCACTggtttttgtag